A window of the Lactuca sativa cultivar Salinas chromosome 5, Lsat_Salinas_v11, whole genome shotgun sequence genome harbors these coding sequences:
- the LOC111879190 gene encoding uncharacterized protein LOC111879190, which produces MAKRSKSPTPPSSENDEEDDEDEIHHESPRVSVSVAPVHPPTTSQTTTSLSPPSLVTSFPISTTPLPPPIISQSTTTTIPEPTVEVNVSETGATTGTEPPVTSKALSPTHSTDSGATLSGANDEFDSTYYSPYRLPTDEDDDAPITRQHLQPINEKLDKLLDNNKSASGTVNDSSSACKKAIVDVADIVHTTQIFLNSLKGHTDTNAAKEENTSLLRSVYSQLESLQADLANKSTLKEELTRQASTIEVQKVQLSQAEKEISLLKTERVVLGAVQRMSRIC; this is translated from the exons ATGGCAAAAAGGTCCAAGAGTCCCACTCCTCCCAGTTCAGAAAATGACGAGGAGGATGACGAAGATGAAATTCATCATGAATCACCGAGAG TTTCAGTTTCGGTTGCTCCTGTTCACCCACCTACCACCTCTCAAACAACAACTTCCTTATCACCACCATCACTGGTTACTTCTTTTCCTATATCCACAACCCCCTTACCACCTCCAATTATTTCCCAATCAACTACCACTACCATTCCTGAACCGACGGTGGAGGTCAACGTATCTGAAACGGGGGCAACTACTGGAACTGAACCTCCAGTTACTTCTAAAGCTCTTTCTCCCACCCACTCAACTGATTCCGGTGCCACTCTCAGTGGTGctaatgatgagtttgattctacATACTATAGTCCCTATAGGCTTCCTACCGATGAGGATGATGATGCTCCCATCACACGCCAACACTTGCAGCCTATTAATGAGAAACTGGATAAATTGCTTGATAACAACAAGTCCGCTAGTGGC ACTGTTAATGACTCTTCTTCTGCTTGCAAGAAGGCTATTGTTGATGTTGCAGACATTGTACATACAACTCAAATCTTTCTCAACTCACTCAAGGGGCATACTGATACAAATGCAGCTAAG GAAGAGAACACTTCACTTCTCCGTTCTGTGTATTCTCAGCTGGAATCCCTTCAAGCTGATTTAGCAAACAAAAGTACTCTGAAAGAAGAACTTACACGACAAGCATCCACCATTGAAGTTCAGAAGGTTCAGCTTTCTCAAGCCGAAAAGGAGATTTCTTTGTTGAAAACCGAGAGAGTTGTTTTAGGAGCTGTGCAGCGGATGTCCAGGATATGCTGA